A window of Acinetobacter sp. WCHA55 genomic DNA:
TAAACAGTGTTCGCCATAAAATGTGAGCTATGCAGCGCATTAAAATCTGCGACATCTTCAAAACATTCTGTCAGTAATGCACTGGCGAAACCTTTATTCCATGTATTGAACTTTTCCAGTTCTGCATCTGACAGCAAATCATATTGAATCATGTCATTAATGGCTTGGCGTTGTAAATTTATCGCCACATCCATGACTTCGCCCTCAATCAATGCATGAGAATCATCAGGACTGAATCTAAATGATTCGTGAGCGTCTGCGATGGCTTGAACCTGTAACGGTGCATTGACTTCAATGCAGTAGGCTTGTGACTTGTGTTGGTGAAATAAAATGACATCCAGTTCAATGTTAAAAATAAACTGCGGATCTGCTTTGGTTGCTACGCCAATCACATTGATGACGCAACTTGGTAAACCGTCATACGCTTGGGTGAAGCTTTGTAGCAAGTGGCGCACATTAGCAGTACCAGTATTAAATTTTTGTAGTTGCATTGTCGTATCTCCAAGTTTTAAGCAATGAGCTTTGATGTATTCATTATATCGGTGCATGTGGCCTGTATAACTTTTCAGTAAAAGTATTACGGCTGATAGGCTCATGGTTTCAAGTTATTTTTAATCAATTAAAAACACCGTTTACGGCCATCATCTTATGAAAGGAATAAGCTATGGGTGCTTATTCCTGGTGGGTGTGATTAGTGCGGTTCTACGTCATACGTGTTTTCATTTTCTTTAAGTCTGGCTTTTTCACGCTTCAGTCTTAAACGCTCCTGATGTTCCCTGTATAGGTTGGTGAGTTGACCGACTGGCAAATGTAGAAACTTTAGATCAATGTTTCTTACCCAACTATCAACAGCAAGCTTTTTGCTTTTTTTAACGTCTGGCACTTCGTAATGATCACGCTTGATTGCGCCTTTTACGGCATTTAACACGAGATCCGCGGTAGCTTCATTCCAGCACTTGAATAATTTAATGCCTTTAAACGCCTTATATTTTGCTGGTACTTTTTCACTGTACTTAAACAGCTCTCCAGTAGATGTCACGGCGATAAACCAGTCACAACGGACAAGCTTCATCGTTTCTATACGTTTTAATTCGTTTTTTTCTCTTTGTTGTTCTATTTCTTGCATATTTGCAAAGCCGAATAAGTCAGGGTTGTCAATTTTCATAGTCGCCATTTGAATTTTTTATACCTCTCAATGAACGTTCGGATCTCAAAAAAACCTAGCATTGTTTGGTCAATGCTAGGTGTTGTGTTTATTGGTCTTCAGGCATCATAAAAGTAATGATAGGCTCACCATTCACACCAGGCCCAACCGTAGCAATATTGGTGATTAAGGTGTCAGAAAAGGTATGCGGTGTATCTTGTAGAGCATATTTAAACTTAACGCTTTGGTCATTAAGTGCAACTGAACCACGAACGCTCATGTTCAACATATCAAAGATGGTATATCCCATTAAATCATTGATTTTTTCAGCATCAGCTTCCGTACCATTCGGAAAAATTGCTTTTGCAGCTGTCAGGTGCTTGTTATACAAGTTGCTTGTAATATAAACAGGGAACTTATAGAACTGTTTGCAATCTTTGGCATGTTCTTCTTTATCGCTAAGGCAAAGAATCACGCCCTCTTCTAAAGCGTCTTGTAAAGAAAAAACAGTGATGACTTCAGCACCAGCGAAAAAATTATTCATAATAGCTACTCCATGTTTTAAGCAATTGCTTTTGATGTTTTAATTATAATAAATCCATAAACCTTAAAACTATTTTTTAAAAAAAAGATAGTATTTATTTAGGTTTAACAAATATAATTAATATAGCTTTTAATATATATTTGGGGTTTTAGGTGGTACTAACAGGAACAATTAAAAAATATAATAATGAGCGTGGTTTTGGTTTTATATCTACGAGTAATTTTGGTGATGTATTTTTCCATATTAAGGATTTTCAGAAAGGCGAACAGCCAATAGTAGGTCGAGAGGTCTATTTCGAGGTAGTTAAAAAAGAAAATAAAAATAGGGCAATCCATGTTTACTATTCCGACCATGAACAAACGCATGACAAGCAAAAATCATTGCCACTATATCTATGGATAATTTTTATTAGCATAGCTATTGGGGTGGCATATCTAGGTAGCATTCAATTAAAGAAATATCTATATAAAGATAATCAAACTACAAATGCTATATATCAAAAGCCAGTAGCCTATAAGTGCGATGGTCGTAAGCATTGCTCTCAAATGCGATCTAAAGAAGAAGCTGATTGGTTTGTGAAAAACTGCCCAGATACCATGATGGATGGTGACGGCGATGGCGATGCTTGTGAAAATGATTCAAGGTGGTAGTTGTATAGTTTCAGACAATAAAAAATGAGCTATTAATACTTAATTAATAACTCATTCCTTAGGTTGATTTTAGATTTCTGCCAGTGTTTTACCGTCTTGTAATTCATTAATCTGCGCCAGTGTGACAGCTTGAGCGTCATATTCTTCTGTCACATACGATACAATTTCTTCTATTGAACATTCACCAACTACACCCCAAAGCACAAAATTGGTATGGGTTTTTTCATTCCAGATCTGCTCAACTTGTTCTAGATCCAGATGCCCAATACTCACAAAAAGGTCATAAGCCAATGCCCAATTTTCGTAACGGCTGACAGATTCATCAATGATAGGATCATCAGACATTAAATAGGTCATCATTGCCTTAGCTTTACAGAACTTTTGCATTGTTTCGTTTAAAGTTGTCATAAACATCATCTCATATTGATTGGTTTAAAATCATTTTATGCTGACAGGTGGTGTCAAAAACTTATTCAAAAACAAAATTATTCCAAACCATTTTTAATCAATTAAAAAACATCGCTTGCGGTTTTCATCCTAAAAAGGTGCCAAATGGCACCCTAATTTACAGCGATCCACAACCCTCCTTGTTGAATGCGCCTGGTGGAACCGTCCAGTTATCCGTGAACACTGGTAGGTAATAACTTTCAATTTTGGACTGTACCAGTGCTTCCATATCCTGAATGTCGAATGGCTCAATGCCATTGCTCAGACTGACGACATCGATCTTTGAGCGACTGATCGTACAATCAAACTTTTGTTCATAACCAGCGATCAGCTGAGCGCGTTCAGGGTAGTAGGTGCTGATGGTTGACCAGATTTTAGGACTGTTGAAGATACAGGTCATGCATGAGCTACGGCCCCAACCTAAGCGATATGGCACTGGTGGAGTAACCTTGTACTTCTCCAGTAACTCCCATACTTGCTCTTCAGTGAAGTGAAGCACGTTCTTCCACCAGTCAACGCGTCTTGCTTTCTTACCGCTTCTACGGTCGCATGGGTGCGGTTCTAGCTGGTTGTACTTACTGCGGTTTGGTGACTCTTCACGGCGTTCACCAGTGATAAAACAAATGTTCTTGCCGTCAAAGCGTTCTTGGTTGTTCAATGCTCTGCGTCCGACATCGATCTTTAACGCTGAAGAACACCAGCGCGTCATGAGGCTGGCTGCTTGTTGTGGGAACTTCAAGCGTGTGCCTGTTTTACTGCGGTTGTTGTCGCGTTCAAGCTTAATTAAGCCCTCTGGTGTTTCTACGAAGTGGGGTTTTGAGTAGCTGTTTTCTTTGAGCATTTCGCCAAGGAAACCGCCCTCGAGCCAACTGAAGTACAATGGTGTGTCGAATGCCTGAGCGAATGCTTTGGTATAGTTTTCCATGAACACCCAATCCATGAACGGCTGGTTTTCTTCATCAATTTTGTGGTGCCAAAGCTCAATTTTGCTTTTATCTACTCCAGCCTCCAGTAAGCGCAAATACGCTGCAATCGAATCCTTACCGCCACTTAAGCAGACAATAAAAATGTCATAGATACTTAGATCGATGTCTGGTGCTTCATGAAAAACATGCTCAGCCAGTTCTTTGTTTAGATCGGTACCAGACAGCAACTCCAGTTGCCCGGCTATTGTTGGGATGATGACTTGATCATCGTACTTATGCGCTGTATTCACTCGACTTACTCCAGATTTAAGGCTTTGTGCCTTGCTTGCTATGGATTAAGTATAGAGGGGTGTACCAGGGGAAAAACTTTTCTCAAAATTTAAAAATATTGAAAATATTTTAACCAATTAAAATCATCGTAAGCGGTTATAACGTCTAGCAAAACGGCATTGCGCCGTTTCGGTGGTTACTTATATTTTTGGATGATGCGTTCAATAAATCGAATCATTGTGTCCTTATCAATTTTGGCCTGGTCGTAATTGTCATAGCTAAACATCACCAAAGCATCTTCCTGAGTGATGCCAAAAAACTCACGTACTGCTTTCCACTGGTAAACGACTGGTACAGTGACAACAGGCGCATCTTTTAGCTCTTCATTGCTGAGTATTTTTTCATACATGAAGATTGGCCCAACAGAACCATGAAAATTGAAACCTAGATTTTGGAAATACTCGACAGACGTAGCCCAACCAATCAGGCATCCTACAATATTTTTATCTAACAATTCTTCTGTGGTGAAACCTGAAAAGAAATCGGTGTGTTGTTCTGTATGGCTTGCGTCATAATCACGCCAAATGTCGAAATCAAAGCTTTCATCAGGAATGACCTCGATCACTAGCTCAATCAGCTTTTCTAAACGCTCAACGGTCGTTGCTTTGTTCATATCTGCTCCAAGTTTTAGGCGGTGTGCCAAAAGGGGTAGCGGTACATATTGGCGCACGTACCGCTGTTGGAATTACAAATCCAGTTGAATTAAGAACAGTGGTAAAGGTGCATCACTGTCTTGTGTAATGAGCATAGGCAAGAAGAAACTAAATCCCTCAAAAAACACGCCCATGTCGTAATCATCTTGAAAAGAAAAGGGCTGTGAAGTGATACTGACATTCTCAATAGCACTAATTAGTGCCTCGATGTTGGTATGTTTTGCTGTATCGATCACATACACACGAAAACCGGCTTCTGTGGTGTTCGGTATCTGTTGTACTTGCTGTGGCAAGTAAAAGCCAAGTTCGTTGATGGCACTGACGAGTTGCGGATTTTCAATTGTCATGGGTAGGTTTCCTTATTGAACTACTTTTGCGCTATTTAAATTTTGCAATGCGATATGCGTTAAACGTTGATTAATGATTTCGTCATACGGCGAAATGAAATCCTCTTGCCAGTTATGCATGAGATGTTCGATCGGGTATGTTTCCAGATATTCTTCTAATGCTTCATTCGGCTTAGGAACGAAAGCTAATGGCTCTTTAATGTTGTAATTGCTGGCGATGTATTCCAGTGGATCACAATCACCTGGTACGTTGACCGTAGCAACAAACTCAAGATAAGCACCATCGGGGAAAAACTTATTGAAGCAATCAACCACAACAGATATTTCACGGACTTCATCATCATTTAAAGTGAACTCACGGACTTCTTTATCCAGTGCAACAATTGAGCTAGATAACAAGTGGTCAAGGTCTTGTGGACGGATGTTCACGCAATTAATAACTTGGTTGATATGATGAATAATCTCGTCTTTGATTCGGTCTTCAAAAGCGTAGTTGCTGTCAAAAATAATATGATCGACATCTTCATAATTGAGTCCAAAAAACTCACGTACTGCTTCAGAACCGCGATAAACAACATTTGTTTTGAGTTCTTCATAAGTGAATGGCTCACCAGTATTCGCACGGAATGGTGCATAAAGGGGAACGCCGTCTAACATCATGAAGTTAAGTCTTTTAAATGTTTCATCAGCTGTCGCCCAACCTATGACGCAACAATTAGCATCACTATTTATAAGTTGAGCAAAAGTCATATTGTCGGTACCAGGGATCGTGCGCCATAAATCCAGATCAAAACGCTCATGTGGTACTTGCTTGATGATATTTTTTAAATGATTTAGCTTATCAAGTTGATTCATTACAGGACTCCAAGTTTTAAGCAATTGCTTTCGATAGAACCATTTTATTTAAAAAATACTAATGAATAACTTTATTGGAATTAATTAACCGACCTAAAACACGTAATGGATATTTGAAATATTTTTAATCAATTAAAATCATCGTATACGTTTTAAGCCATGCTTAGACGGCGTATATACCGGTCTATTTTTCTAATGCAAAAAAAAAGAGTACTTAAGTTCGGACTTAAATACTCTTAATGAGTTGGGGCATTATTTCCGATTGGCTAAGTTGAAAAATAGTGAATACATTGCATTCTTAAATAACCAAAAGGTGAGGGGATTATCCGCTTCATCTTTAGACTGGTGGCGAATGATATTCCAGTTGAAATACTTTTCTGAATAGCCCATGTGAGTGACATAAGCAAAATTACGAACGTCATTTTCTGAAACGTATTGGAATGCTTGTTTAAGCTCATTTTGGGCGTTTTGTTCGCCGTCATGGTCAAAAGCATCAGCTTCTAAGATAAGTTCGCGCATGCCGACCATAGCAAGGTATATGACTGCTTCAAAGTCATAGTTCATCATGCGTAGGAAGTGTTTTTTCAAAAAGGCTTCGTCAATGTGTTCAACTTCTTTGTAATTTTTAAGTGCGCTTAGACCATGCTCACCAAAGATATATTTAAGTACACGAAATTGAGCGCATAACGGCAAGTTTTCACCCTCCACATGTGAGCAAAGGGCGGTGTAGCGGTTCATGTCGATGACTGAGCTTAGAGATTGTTTTAAAGCGCCTAATAGCATTGTTATATCCTTTTTCGGGTTTTGTTTATTGTATGGTGTACGGTTAAGCAAGAAATGTGTTAACTAAATGAGTTGTGTCATGGTGTTGAGATAACTTTTCGGCATCCATGTCGTTATGTTCTTCATAGATAGTTTTTAAGGTTTTAATGGTTTCATGCATCAAGGTTTCATGATGCTCAGTATTGAATTTGAACTTGTGGCACTCTTTAGCAAGGGATACACGAACTTTGAATTTTTCTAAAAATTCGATGGTTTTATTGGTGGTGTCACTTTCACATCCAAAGTAACAAACATTATCAATATGCAATGCGGTTGTTTTCAGCATTAATGGATTTTTATCAAACACAAAATAAGCAAAAATGCAGCTTTCTCGACTGTTGTAAGTAATGTAAGACTTCTCAACATTAATTGCGTCCACTGATTTAAACCAAACAACGCCATCGTCATAGGTTTCAGCATGGCTTGAGAAAAGCATATAAATTAAGGTGTCGATAATTTCTGCGGTGCTGTTGCCGATAATTAAATGATTCAGACTTGAATCACTTCCGTTTGTAAATTGGTATTGAGCGACCACTTTATTTGCAAATTGATGTGCTGCGTTATTCATTATTCATCTCCAAGTTTCGGACAATATTTTCCTAAGGTTTTATTTTAATCTGAGTCACTTCATTAGAAATTTTTCTCAAAAAAAAAAGATTCTTTTTTCAAGAATCTTTTAATCAATTAAAAGCCATCGTATACGGATTAATCTAATTATCCGTAACTCGGTGAATCATCATCATTTGATTTATCCTGGTCATTTTCCTGTTCTTGCTCTTGTTCTTCCGTATTTTCAAGCTTCAGGACTAGATCGTATGGTTCAATGATACTGTCCATGACTTTTAAAAGGTAAGAGAGGTCTTGTTCCATCGGTTCTAGGTTTTCATAGTTTTCACCGACATAAAGCTCTTGATCTGTCAGTGAACGTTTAAACGCATAGTTCCAATCTGATACGGCGACCTTGCTATATACCATGGTGTAACCAGCATCATTCGCCAGCTGGTTCATCATCAGTTTTGCAGCGCGACCGTTACCCTCTTCAAAAGGGTGAGCTTCATTTAACTTGGCATAAAGCTGAGTGAACTCTTGCACAAACTGGTCTTTGTCCAAACCTTTCAGGTGGTCTTTTTCTTTAACCGCCTGTGAGAACTTATTCAGTTCATCAGGGATCAGGTTTTTATCTAGGAAATGACCGATTTCATAATTACCGTTCGGGTCGATCGCACGTTTAGAAATGTCGTCCAGACGCACTTCTCCAGCCCAATCGTAAATATGCTCAAAGATTTTTTCATGGATTTTAGAGAGGTGGTCGAGATCATAATTGCCACGTAAAGGCGAAATTTCCATTTTCGCTATTCGATGTTCCGTGATTTCTTTTTCCAGTGCCTT
This region includes:
- a CDS encoding cold shock domain-containing protein, translating into MVLTGTIKKYNNERGFGFISTSNFGDVFFHIKDFQKGEQPIVGREVYFEVVKKENKNRAIHVYYSDHEQTHDKQKSLPLYLWIIFISIAIGVAYLGSIQLKKYLYKDNQTTNAIYQKPVAYKCDGRKHCSQMRSKEEADWFVKNCPDTMMDGDGDGDACENDSRW
- a CDS encoding DUF6573 family protein — its product is MNNFFAGAEVITVFSLQDALEEGVILCLSDKEEHAKDCKQFYKFPVYITSNLYNKHLTAAKAIFPNGTEADAEKINDLMGYTIFDMLNMSVRGSVALNDQSVKFKYALQDTPHTFSDTLITNIATVGPGVNGEPIITFMMPEDQ
- a CDS encoding Fic/DOC family protein; this translates as MDDKLEFYLDAKDILSQPTSCQAQGDYKKALEKEITEHRIAKMEISPLRGNYDLDHLSKIHEKIFEHIYDWAGEVRLDDISKRAIDPNGNYEIGHFLDKNLIPDELNKFSQAVKEKDHLKGLDKDQFVQEFTQLYAKLNEAHPFEEGNGRAAKLMMNQLANDAGYTMVYSKVAVSDWNYAFKRSLTDQELYVGENYENLEPMEQDLSYLLKVMDSIIEPYDLVLKLENTEEQEQEQENDQDKSNDDDSPSYG